The Streptomyces luteogriseus genome includes a window with the following:
- the sufD gene encoding Fe-S cluster assembly protein SufD, translated as MAEAQNIPVGSTTAGSIAVAAESTVATRMSAPPSFDVADFPVPHGREEEWRFTPLERLRGLHDGTAVATGNGVKVEVQAPEGVTVEAVGRDDARLGKAGTPVDRVAAQAYSAFEKAGVVTVPKETVLTEPIRIAVHGEGGTAFGHQVIELGAFAEAVVVIDHTGDAVLAANVDYLLGDGAKLTVVSVQDWDEKAVHVAQHNALVGRDASFKSVVVTFGGDLVRLHPRVQYAGPGGEAELFGLYFTDQGQHQEHRLLVDHNVPHCKSHVVYKGALQGDDAHAVWIGDVLIEAKAEGTDTYEMNRNLVLTDGARVDSVPNLEIETGEIVGAGHASTTGRFDDEQLFYLMARGIPEYEARRLVVRGFFAELVQQIGLPDIEERLIARIEEELEAAVA; from the coding sequence ATGGCTGAGGCCCAGAACATCCCCGTGGGATCCACCACCGCGGGCTCGATCGCGGTCGCCGCGGAGTCGACCGTCGCCACGCGCATGAGCGCGCCCCCCTCCTTCGACGTGGCGGACTTCCCCGTCCCGCACGGCCGTGAGGAGGAGTGGCGGTTCACCCCGCTGGAGCGCCTGCGCGGCCTGCACGACGGCACCGCCGTCGCCACCGGCAATGGCGTGAAGGTCGAGGTCCAGGCCCCCGAGGGCGTCACCGTCGAGGCCGTCGGCCGTGACGACGCGCGGCTCGGCAAGGCCGGCACCCCGGTGGACCGCGTCGCCGCCCAGGCCTACTCGGCGTTCGAGAAGGCCGGTGTCGTGACCGTCCCCAAGGAGACCGTCCTCACCGAGCCCATCCGTATCGCGGTGCACGGCGAGGGCGGCACCGCCTTCGGCCACCAGGTGATCGAGCTGGGCGCCTTCGCCGAGGCCGTCGTGGTCATCGACCACACCGGCGACGCGGTGCTCGCCGCCAACGTCGACTACCTCCTGGGCGACGGCGCCAAGCTCACCGTCGTCTCCGTCCAGGACTGGGACGAGAAGGCCGTCCACGTCGCCCAGCACAACGCGCTCGTCGGCCGCGACGCCTCCTTCAAGTCGGTCGTCGTCACCTTCGGCGGCGACCTCGTCCGGCTGCACCCCCGCGTGCAGTACGCCGGTCCCGGCGGCGAGGCCGAGCTGTTCGGCCTGTACTTCACCGACCAGGGCCAGCACCAGGAGCATCGCCTCCTGGTCGACCACAACGTCCCGCACTGCAAGTCGCACGTCGTCTACAAGGGCGCGCTCCAGGGCGACGACGCGCACGCGGTGTGGATCGGCGACGTGCTCATCGAGGCCAAGGCCGAGGGCACCGACACGTACGAGATGAACCGCAACCTGGTCCTCACGGACGGGGCGCGGGTGGACTCCGTACCGAACCTCGAGATCGAGACCGGGGAGATCGTCGGCGCCGGCCACGCCTCGACGACCGGCCGCTTCGACGACGAGCAGCTCTTCTACCTCATGGCCCGCGGCATCCCGGAGTACGAGGCCCGCCGTCTGGTGGTCCGCGGCTTCTTCGCCGAACTCGTCCAGCAGATCGGCCTCCCCGACATCGAGGAGCGCCTGATCGCCCGGATCGAGGAGGAGCTGGAGGCGGCGGTCGCATGA
- a CDS encoding non-heme iron oxygenase ferredoxin subunit: MTFVRACGLGELEEDTPKRVELDGTPLSIVQTEGEVFAIHDICSHANVSLSEGEVDDCHIECWLHGSRFDLRSGKPDALPATRPVPVYPVQIDGDDVLVSLTQES, encoded by the coding sequence ATGACCTTCGTACGCGCCTGTGGGCTGGGCGAGCTGGAGGAGGACACCCCGAAGCGGGTGGAACTCGACGGCACGCCGCTGTCCATCGTGCAGACCGAGGGCGAGGTGTTCGCGATCCACGACATCTGCTCGCACGCGAACGTCTCCCTGTCGGAGGGCGAGGTCGACGACTGTCACATCGAGTGCTGGCTGCACGGCTCGCGCTTCGACCTCCGCTCCGGCAAGCCCGACGCCCTTCCGGCGACGCGCCCCGTCCCCGTTTACCCCGTACAGATCGATGGGGACGACGTGCTCGTCTCCCTCACCCAGGAGTCCTGA
- the sufC gene encoding Fe-S cluster assembly ATPase SufC — protein sequence MATLEIRDLHVTVEADNATKEILKGVDLTVKQGETHAIMGPNGSGKSTLAYSLAGHPKYTITGGTVTLDGEDVLEMSVDERARAGLFLAMQYPVEVPGVSVSNFLRTSATAVRGEAPKLRTWVKEVKEAMQRLNIDPSFAERNVNEGFSGGEKKRHEILQLELLKPKVAVLDETDSGLDVDALRVVSEGVNRVRETGEVGTLLITHYTRILRYIKPDHVHVFSGGRIVESGGAELADKLEEEGYEAYTKGGASA from the coding sequence ATGGCAACGCTTGAAATCCGAGACCTGCACGTCACCGTCGAGGCCGACAACGCCACGAAGGAGATCCTCAAGGGCGTCGACCTCACCGTGAAGCAGGGCGAGACGCACGCCATCATGGGCCCCAACGGCTCCGGCAAGTCGACCCTCGCCTACTCCCTCGCGGGTCACCCGAAGTACACGATCACCGGCGGCACCGTCACCCTCGACGGCGAGGACGTCCTGGAGATGTCCGTCGACGAGCGCGCCCGCGCCGGCCTGTTCCTCGCGATGCAGTACCCGGTCGAGGTACCGGGTGTCTCCGTGTCGAACTTCCTGCGCACCTCCGCCACCGCAGTCCGCGGCGAGGCCCCCAAGCTGCGCACCTGGGTGAAGGAGGTCAAGGAGGCCATGCAGCGCCTCAACATCGACCCGTCCTTCGCCGAGCGCAACGTCAACGAGGGCTTCTCCGGCGGTGAGAAGAAGCGCCACGAGATCCTCCAGCTGGAGCTGCTCAAGCCGAAGGTCGCCGTCCTCGACGAGACCGACTCCGGCCTGGACGTCGACGCCCTGCGCGTGGTGTCGGAGGGCGTGAACCGCGTCCGCGAGACGGGCGAGGTCGGCACGCTGCTGATCACGCACTACACGCGCATCCTCCGCTACATCAAGCCCGACCACGTGCACGTCTTCTCCGGTGGCCGGATCGTCGAGTCCGGCGGCGCCGAGCTCGCCGACAAGCTGGAGGAAGAGGGCTACGAGGCATACACGAAGGGTGGCGCATCCGCGTGA
- a CDS encoding cysteine desulfurase gives MTLLPGLLDTEAIRKDFPILDRQVHEGRKLVYLDNAATSQKPRQVLDALNEYYERYNANVHRGVHVLAEEATALYEGARDKVAEFINAPSRDEVIFTKNASESLNLVANMLGWADEPYRVDSETEIVITEMEHHSNIVPWQLLAQRTGAKLKWFGLTDDGRLDLSNIDEIITEKTKIVSFVLVSNILGTQNPVEAIVRRAQEVGALVCIDASQAAPHMPLDVQALQADFVAFTGHKMCAPTGIGVLWGRQELLEDLPPFLGGGEMIETVSMHSSTYAPAPHKFEAGTPPIAQAVGLGAAIDYLDAIGMDKILAHEHALTEYAVKRLAEVPDLRIIGPTTAEERGAAISFTLGDIHPHDVGQVLDEQGIAVRVGHHCARPVCLRYGIPATTRASFYLYSTPGEIDALVDGLEHVRNFFG, from the coding sequence GTGACATTGCTGCCGGGCCTCCTCGACACAGAGGCGATCCGCAAGGACTTCCCCATCCTGGACCGCCAGGTCCACGAAGGCCGGAAGCTCGTGTACCTGGACAACGCGGCGACCAGCCAAAAGCCGCGCCAGGTGCTGGACGCCCTGAACGAGTACTACGAGCGCTACAACGCCAACGTCCACCGCGGTGTGCATGTGCTCGCCGAGGAGGCCACGGCGCTGTACGAGGGCGCGCGCGACAAGGTCGCGGAGTTTATCAACGCGCCCAGCCGTGACGAGGTGATCTTCACCAAGAACGCCTCGGAGTCGCTCAACCTCGTGGCGAACATGCTGGGCTGGGCCGACGAGCCCTACCGCGTGGACTCCGAGACCGAGATCGTCATCACGGAGATGGAGCACCACTCCAACATCGTGCCGTGGCAGCTGCTCGCGCAGCGCACGGGCGCGAAGCTGAAGTGGTTCGGCCTGACCGACGACGGCCGCCTCGACCTGTCGAACATCGACGAGATCATCACGGAGAAGACGAAGATCGTCTCCTTCGTGCTGGTCTCCAACATCCTCGGCACGCAGAACCCGGTCGAGGCGATCGTGCGCCGCGCCCAGGAGGTCGGTGCGCTGGTGTGCATCGACGCCTCCCAGGCCGCGCCGCACATGCCGCTGGACGTACAGGCCCTGCAGGCCGACTTCGTGGCCTTCACCGGCCACAAGATGTGCGCCCCTACCGGCATCGGAGTCCTCTGGGGCCGCCAGGAGCTGCTGGAGGATCTGCCTCCGTTCCTCGGCGGTGGCGAGATGATCGAGACGGTGTCGATGCACTCCTCGACCTACGCCCCGGCGCCCCACAAGTTCGAGGCGGGCACGCCCCCGATCGCCCAGGCGGTCGGACTCGGCGCGGCGATCGACTACCTCGACGCGATCGGCATGGACAAGATCCTCGCCCACGAGCACGCACTCACCGAGTACGCGGTGAAGCGGCTGGCGGAGGTCCCCGACCTGCGGATCATCGGCCCGACCACGGCCGAGGAGCGCGGTGCGGCGATCAGTTTCACCCTCGGGGACATCCACCCGCACGACGTGGGCCAGGTCCTCGACGAGCAGGGCATCGCGGTCCGGGTCGGCCACCACTGCGCACGGCCGGTCTGCCTCCGCTACGGAATTCCTGCGACCACGCGAGCGTCGTTCTATCTGTACTCCACGCCGGGCGAGATCGACGCGCTGGTCGACGGCTTGGAGCACGTACGGAACTTCTTCGGCTGA
- the sufU gene encoding Fe-S cluster assembly sulfur transfer protein SufU, with translation MKLDSMYQEVILDHYKNPHGRGLRDGDAEVHHVNPTCGDEITLRVKYDGTTIEDVSYEGQGCSISQASASVLNDLLVGKDLSDARKIQETFLELMQSKGKLEPDDAMEEILEDAVAFAGVSKYPARVKCALLSWMAWKDATAQVLGGADAEKETTA, from the coding sequence GTGAAACTGGACTCCATGTACCAGGAAGTCATCCTGGACCACTACAAGAACCCGCACGGGCGGGGCTTGCGGGATGGCGACGCCGAGGTGCACCACGTCAACCCGACGTGCGGTGACGAGATCACACTGCGCGTGAAGTACGACGGCACCACGATCGAGGACGTCTCGTACGAGGGCCAGGGCTGTTCGATCAGCCAGGCGAGCGCGTCCGTACTGAACGACCTCCTCGTCGGCAAGGACCTCTCCGACGCGCGGAAGATCCAGGAGACCTTCCTGGAGCTGATGCAGTCCAAGGGGAAGCTCGAACCCGACGATGCGATGGAGGAGATCCTGGAGGACGCGGTCGCGTTCGCCGGGGTGTCCAAGTACCCGGCCCGGGTGAAGTGCGCCCTGCTGAGCTGGATGGCCTGGAAGGACGCGACGGCCCAGGTACTGGGCGGAGCCGACGCCGAGAAGGAGACGACGGCATGA
- a CDS encoding metal-sulfur cluster assembly factor yields MSETVEMKPASEEEVREALYDVVDPELGIDVVNLGLIYGIHIDDANIATLDMTLTSAACPLTDVIEDQAKSATDGLVSELRINWVWMPPWGPDKITDDGREQLRALGFNV; encoded by the coding sequence ATGAGCGAGACCGTTGAGATGAAGCCGGCCTCCGAGGAAGAGGTCCGTGAGGCGCTGTACGACGTCGTCGACCCCGAGCTGGGCATCGACGTCGTCAACCTCGGCCTGATCTACGGCATCCACATCGACGACGCGAACATCGCGACGCTCGACATGACTCTGACGTCGGCGGCCTGCCCGCTGACGGACGTCATCGAGGACCAGGCGAAGTCCGCCACGGACGGCCTCGTGAGCGAGCTGCGGATCAACTGGGTCTGGATGCCCCCGTGGGGCCCTGACAAGATCACGGACGACGGACGCGAGCAGCTTCGGGCTCTCGGGTTCAACGTCTGA
- a CDS encoding AbfB domain-containing protein, producing MSESKSRPPQDRPWESGWAPDTTRAPGTRRLWLAGTLALATITACVTAITVLDSESGEPEARAAEPTTLSSSAPGGLISFATPSEDATEKPGGDRTEPTPTPSASVSSASPSPKPGKKAPKPPKASPAPSKHPKPPSTHGISIRSVNFPDRYWRVRDGYVRLDQIGSGPEQREDATFQRVAGLADSSCYSFTTADGRYLRHRSFVLVANMNDGSSLFGKDATFCPRYWSASGTLTLESVNYPGRFLRHRNFQLRLDPYENSRLYHSDTSFQMVAGLD from the coding sequence ATGTCAGAAAGCAAGTCCCGGCCGCCACAGGACCGTCCCTGGGAGAGCGGCTGGGCCCCGGACACCACCCGGGCACCGGGGACGCGACGGCTCTGGCTGGCGGGCACGCTCGCCCTGGCCACGATCACCGCGTGCGTCACGGCCATCACCGTCCTGGACAGCGAGTCCGGCGAGCCGGAAGCCCGGGCGGCGGAGCCGACCACCCTGAGCAGTTCGGCCCCGGGCGGCCTGATCTCCTTCGCGACCCCCTCCGAGGACGCCACCGAGAAGCCCGGCGGGGACCGGACCGAGCCGACCCCCACCCCCAGCGCCAGCGTGTCGAGCGCGTCCCCGAGCCCGAAGCCCGGGAAGAAGGCCCCGAAGCCGCCGAAGGCGTCCCCAGCCCCCTCGAAGCACCCGAAGCCCCCGTCCACGCACGGCATATCCATACGCTCGGTCAACTTCCCCGACCGCTACTGGCGGGTGCGCGACGGCTATGTGCGCCTGGACCAGATCGGCTCGGGCCCCGAGCAGCGCGAGGACGCCACTTTCCAGCGCGTCGCCGGCCTCGCCGACTCCTCCTGCTACTCCTTCACCACCGCGGACGGCCGCTATCTGCGCCACCGCAGCTTCGTCCTGGTCGCGAACATGAACGACGGCTCGTCCCTCTTCGGCAAGGACGCCACGTTCTGCCCCCGCTACTGGTCCGCATCGGGCACGCTCACGCTGGAGTCGGTCAACTACCCGGGCCGCTTCCTGCGCCACCGCAACTTCCAGCTCCGCCTGGACCCCTACGAGAACAGCCGGCTGTACCACTCGGACACGTCGTTCCAGATGGTGGCCGGGCTGGACTGA
- a CDS encoding DMT family transporter: MGYLLLAGAIAAEVGATTAMKYSDGFSRLGPSLVTVLGYVVSFALLAQTLKTVSVGTAYAIWAGVGTAAIATIGIAFLGEGMTVAKAAGIALIIVGVVVLNLGGAH, encoded by the coding sequence ATGGGATATCTGCTGCTGGCCGGGGCCATAGCCGCCGAAGTCGGTGCGACCACCGCGATGAAGTACAGCGACGGCTTCAGCAGGCTCGGTCCGTCCCTGGTCACGGTCCTCGGCTACGTCGTCTCCTTCGCGCTGCTCGCGCAGACCCTGAAGACCGTCTCGGTCGGCACGGCCTACGCCATCTGGGCCGGGGTCGGCACCGCCGCCATCGCCACGATCGGGATCGCGTTCCTGGGCGAGGGCATGACCGTCGCCAAGGCCGCCGGCATCGCGCTGATCATCGTCGGGGTCGTGGTGCTGAACCTGGGCGGAGCCCACTGA
- a CDS encoding TetR/AcrR family transcriptional regulator, whose product MARRYDPERRQRIIDAAIRVVGEKGIAGLSHRSAAAEADVPLGSTTYHFKTLDELLVAALRQANEGFAKVVASRGGLEDPRTDLAAELAAWMGEWLAGERTGVELEYELYLAALRRPALRPVAAEWAEGVAELLSRHTDPVTARALVAVVDGICLQALLTGVPYDEAYAREVLGRVLAGAPG is encoded by the coding sequence ATGGCCCGGCGCTACGACCCCGAGAGGCGCCAGCGGATCATCGACGCGGCGATCCGGGTCGTCGGGGAGAAGGGGATCGCCGGGCTGAGCCACCGCAGCGCCGCCGCCGAGGCGGATGTGCCGCTGGGCTCGACGACGTACCACTTCAAGACCCTCGACGAGCTGCTGGTCGCCGCGCTGCGGCAGGCCAACGAGGGCTTCGCCAAGGTGGTCGCCTCGCGCGGCGGTCTGGAGGACCCGCGCACCGATCTGGCCGCCGAACTCGCCGCGTGGATGGGGGAGTGGCTCGCGGGCGAGCGGACGGGGGTGGAGCTGGAGTACGAGCTGTACCTGGCCGCGCTGCGCCGGCCCGCCCTGCGGCCCGTCGCCGCCGAGTGGGCCGAGGGCGTCGCCGAGCTGCTGTCCCGGCATACGGATCCGGTGACCGCGCGGGCGCTGGTGGCGGTCGTCGACGGCATCTGCCTGCAGGCGCTGCTGACGGGGGTGCCGTATGACGAGGCGTATGCGCGGGAGGTGCTGGGGCGGGTGCTCGCGGGGGCGCCGGGGTGA
- the dapD gene encoding 2,3,4,5-tetrahydropyridine-2,6-dicarboxylate N-succinyltransferase, with amino-acid sequence MTDTTAPRTTGAVAAGLATIAADGTVLDTWFPAPELADQPGPSGTERLSAERAAELLGGGATAAIGPDARRGVEVVAVRTVIASLDEKPIDAHDAYLRLHLLSHRLVKPHGQSLDGIFGFLANVAWTSLGPVAVDDLEKVRLNARAEGLHLQVTSVDKFPRMTDYVAPKGVRIADADRVRLGAHLAEGTTVMHEGFVNFNAGTLGTSMVEGRISAGVVIGDGSDIGGGASTMGTLSGGGNVIISVGERCLIGAEAGVGIALGDECVVEAGLYVTAGTRVTMPDGQIIKARELSGASNILFRRNSVTGTVEARPNNAVWGGLNEILHSHN; translated from the coding sequence ATGACCGACACGACTGCTCCTCGCACCACCGGCGCGGTGGCCGCCGGCCTCGCCACGATCGCCGCCGACGGTACCGTTCTCGACACCTGGTTCCCCGCGCCCGAGCTGGCCGACCAGCCCGGCCCGTCCGGCACCGAGCGACTGTCCGCCGAGCGGGCCGCGGAGCTGCTCGGCGGCGGCGCGACCGCGGCGATCGGCCCGGACGCCCGCCGGGGCGTCGAGGTGGTCGCGGTCCGCACGGTCATCGCCTCGCTCGACGAGAAGCCGATCGACGCGCACGACGCCTACCTGCGCCTGCACCTGCTCTCCCACCGCCTGGTCAAGCCGCACGGGCAGAGCCTGGACGGCATCTTCGGCTTCCTCGCCAACGTCGCCTGGACCTCGCTCGGCCCGGTCGCCGTCGACGACCTCGAGAAGGTCCGGCTGAACGCCCGCGCCGAGGGCCTGCACCTCCAGGTGACCTCCGTCGACAAGTTCCCGCGCATGACGGACTACGTGGCCCCCAAGGGAGTCCGGATCGCCGACGCCGACCGGGTCCGCCTCGGCGCCCACCTCGCCGAGGGCACCACCGTGATGCACGAGGGCTTCGTCAACTTCAACGCCGGCACGCTCGGCACCTCGATGGTCGAGGGCCGCATCTCCGCCGGCGTCGTGATCGGCGACGGCTCGGACATCGGTGGCGGCGCCTCCACGATGGGCACCCTCTCCGGCGGCGGCAACGTCATCATCTCCGTCGGCGAGCGCTGCCTGATCGGCGCCGAGGCGGGGGTCGGCATCGCCCTCGGCGACGAGTGCGTCGTCGAGGCCGGCCTCTACGTCACCGCCGGAACCCGCGTCACCATGCCCGACGGCCAGATCATCAAGGCCCGCGAGCTGTCCGGTGCCTCCAACATCCTCTTCCGCCGCAACTCGGTCACCGGCACGGTTGAGGCCCGGCCGAACAACGCGGTGTGGGGCGGCCTGAACGAGATCCTCCACAGCCACAACTGA
- the dapA gene encoding 4-hydroxy-tetrahydrodipicolinate synthase has product MTTPPPTPPLGRTLCAMITPFTPSGALDLDGAQHLATHLVANGCDGLVLSGTTGESPTTTDAEKSALVAAVKEAVGDRAKVVTGIGTPDTRHTTELAREAEKAGADGLLVVSPYYSRPPQDAIEAHFRQIADACELPLMLYDIPARTGTRIEPETILRLADHPRIVAVKDCSQDFLGAQKVLARTDLAYYAGCDEHNLALYAVGGTGYVSTVANVIPTHLRAALDAFDAGDTARAARLQQQATPLIEAIMSAGLPGTVTVKALLDELALPAGPVRGPLQPAGRGTTDELLSLHEALISM; this is encoded by the coding sequence ATGACCACACCGCCACCCACACCACCCCTCGGCCGCACCCTCTGCGCCATGATCACCCCCTTCACCCCGTCCGGAGCCCTCGACCTCGACGGCGCCCAGCACCTCGCCACCCACCTGGTGGCGAACGGCTGCGACGGCCTGGTCCTCTCCGGCACGACGGGCGAGTCCCCCACCACCACGGACGCCGAGAAGTCGGCCCTCGTCGCCGCCGTCAAGGAGGCGGTGGGCGACCGGGCGAAGGTCGTCACCGGCATCGGCACCCCCGACACCCGGCACACCACGGAACTGGCTCGGGAGGCCGAGAAGGCGGGCGCCGACGGCCTGTTGGTGGTGTCGCCGTACTACAGCAGACCCCCGCAGGACGCGATCGAGGCCCACTTCCGGCAGATCGCTGACGCGTGCGAACTCCCGCTCATGCTCTACGACATCCCCGCCCGCACCGGCACCCGCATCGAACCGGAGACGATCCTCCGTCTCGCCGACCATCCCAGGATCGTCGCGGTCAAGGACTGCTCCCAGGACTTCCTGGGCGCTCAGAAGGTCCTGGCCCGCACGGACCTGGCGTACTACGCGGGCTGCGACGAACACAACCTCGCGCTGTACGCCGTGGGCGGCACCGGGTACGTCAGCACGGTCGCGAACGTGATCCCGACCCACCTGCGAGCGGCCCTGGACGCGTTCGACGCGGGTGACACGGCCCGGGCGGCCCGCCTCCAGCAGCAGGCGACCCCCCTCATCGAGGCGATCATGTCGGCGGGCCTGCCGGGCACCGTCACGGTCAAGGCGCTCCTCGACGAACTGGCCCTCCCCGCGGGCCCGGTCCGCGGCCCCCTTCAGCCCGCCGGCCGCGGAACGACCGACGAACTGCTCTCGCTCCACGAGGCCCTGATCAGCATGTGA
- a CDS encoding phage holin family protein, producing MTGTMDHRAVHVERRSVHDERRSVGELVGQATEQLSTLMRQEVALAKEELAEKGRRAGRGGGLLGAAGAVAYAGLLVLSGAGVAALSLVLPVWAAALIVTGVLFVIAAVLAATGRAQLRRATPPTPEQALGSVRADMEEIKERAHR from the coding sequence GTGACCGGGACCATGGATCATCGGGCCGTGCACGTCGAGCGCCGCTCCGTGCACGATGAGCGCCGCTCCGTGGGCGAGCTCGTCGGACAGGCCACGGAGCAGCTCTCCACGCTCATGCGGCAGGAAGTGGCACTCGCCAAGGAGGAGCTGGCCGAGAAGGGGCGGCGTGCGGGGCGAGGTGGCGGGCTGCTCGGGGCGGCGGGCGCCGTCGCGTACGCCGGGCTGCTCGTTCTGTCCGGTGCGGGTGTCGCCGCGCTCTCGCTGGTGCTGCCGGTGTGGGCCGCGGCGCTGATCGTGACGGGGGTGCTGTTCGTGATCGCGGCCGTGCTGGCGGCGACCGGGCGGGCGCAGCTGCGGCGGGCCACTCCGCCTACGCCCGAGCAGGCTCTCGGGAGTGTCAGGGCGGACATGGAGGAGATCAAGGAGAGGGCGCATCGATGA
- a CDS encoding DUF3618 domain-containing protein encodes MTDATGGAKGPDELRRQIERTRSELGNTVEELAGKADVKGRARARAADLRDKAGAMTVQLRSSAAQAGHTVHDRAAHAGPRPVRTVVQAGMRHPKPVLAAGAAGAVVAVGVLRWRHVHGHR; translated from the coding sequence ATGACGGACGCGACGGGTGGTGCGAAGGGGCCCGATGAACTGCGGCGGCAGATCGAGCGGACCCGTAGTGAACTCGGCAACACGGTGGAGGAGTTGGCGGGGAAGGCCGATGTGAAGGGGCGTGCGCGGGCGCGGGCGGCCGATCTGCGGGACAAGGCCGGGGCGATGACGGTGCAGCTGCGGAGCAGCGCCGCGCAGGCGGGGCACACCGTGCACGACAGGGCGGCGCATGCGGGGCCCCGGCCGGTGCGGACGGTGGTTCAGGCTGGGATGCGGCATCCGAAGCCGGTGCTGGCGGCCGGCGCGGCGGGGGCCGTGGTGGCTGTCGGGGTGTTGCGGTGGAGGCATGTGCACGGGCATCGCTGA
- a CDS encoding antibiotic biosynthesis monooxygenase, producing MSPVTEQHPDVTDPRVGAPFFSAWRVGTPERQRQTVEAIGRTWERRPWPARDLLGYHVYAGHDGSTLMHYSQWTGEHAFESFVKTHRQERVDEIDTAVPGIERVGLGRYRRYRSRERAVGDARVPGLIVTVRVDFEAEERREEWVDLVVKALGDDPEGHAGLISAHFHLSTDGGHVLNYAEWASADAYDRALAAPPSQGWERVRTYPGLKGSVGSRYEHALGLVPE from the coding sequence ATGAGCCCTGTAACCGAGCAGCACCCCGACGTGACCGACCCCCGCGTCGGTGCTCCCTTCTTCAGCGCATGGCGGGTGGGCACCCCCGAGCGGCAGCGGCAGACGGTGGAGGCCATCGGGCGTACCTGGGAGCGGCGGCCCTGGCCCGCCAGGGATCTGCTGGGGTATCACGTGTACGCGGGCCACGACGGGTCCACCCTGATGCACTACTCGCAGTGGACCGGCGAGCATGCCTTCGAGTCGTTCGTGAAGACCCACCGGCAGGAACGCGTCGACGAGATCGACACCGCCGTACCGGGCATCGAACGGGTCGGGCTGGGGCGGTACCGGCGGTACCGGAGCCGGGAGCGCGCCGTGGGAGATGCGAGGGTGCCGGGTCTGATCGTCACCGTGCGGGTCGACTTCGAGGCTGAGGAGCGCCGGGAGGAGTGGGTCGATCTCGTGGTGAAGGCCCTGGGGGACGACCCGGAGGGACACGCGGGGCTGATATCCGCGCACTTCCATCTGAGTACGGACGGCGGACACGTACTGAACTACGCGGAGTGGGCCAGTGCCGACGCCTATGACCGGGCGCTGGCCGCCCCGCCGAGTCAGGGCTGGGAGCGGGTGCGGACGTATCCGGGTTTGAAGGGGAGCGTCGGCAGCCGGTACGAGCATGCTCTGGGGCTGGTGCCGGAGTAA